aaataaaaaatcttcttGTAATAGTGAGTGAAACACGTTGCATCATGGAGGTTTTTTTCTTAGgccttttaataataaaataaatacaaataaataaaaatttcctcaaTGTTGTTTTAGACCACATATAGCCAAAATGAGTATTTTAGGGGCCGCCCACACATtcgaaacaaatttaaataaagcataAACTAAATTAAGTTTTAcccttaaaaatacaaaaaactctTAGCCTAactaatttttcattttcttaaaaaaagttatttgtctttgtttattttcaagtaaaataattaaaaataatgtctttatttatttttttcgatTTGGTTAAGTTAGACAATgaaataagtgttttttttttttttttttttttttttcgacgtaggctaattaattgaacgaATTACACGGACAGATGCTGCACAACTTTCCGTTTCTGACACGCGCTTGTCACTGAAAAGGAGGAAAGCAAACGGAGACTTAATTTGAAATCACATTGCTCCTACTAAGTGATTTCAGTGTCATTCAATTCAATGCAATCAATGTCTAATATTTATAAACCGAGGCAGCAAATGAAACTTTTATCGGCACAAACAATTGCGATTGCGACTGTTTGGTGAATGAGCTATAAATGACATACAATTTGATTTGCAGCCTGATTATTATCGAAATATAGCCTAACAGTCAATCTAAACATCTAAACATAAAGTAGTCTAATCTAAACACCTTGGCCTAATTAACTGGTTCCAGTCAAGAAGGGAAAAACAAGGACTCAAAATCAtatgaattaatttataaacaacACTAATTTTATCCGTTAACTCGTTCTATTTAATGTAACAATTGCAATTCACTTTATACagtgtatttatgttttttttcttcattattattgttttatttaaaagaaaattgcCTTCGCCTATAGGCTACTTTACATGGACAGTGATTAAagtctgtgtttgtttgaaagGTGTATTGTTAGATGATGAAATAATCTGAGCATAAGCAGTTCCACAAGAGGCCTGTTAGTTGCAGCGTTTTATCGTTGTCCGCGGAAGATGCGAATCGATGTGTTCAAATGTTATACACGCGTTCCTCTGAGTTTCTTGATTGcacaataattaataaaagaatTCCCTTCTCTGACGTGCcaaacaaattttaaattaaccTGTAAATTACCCTGcacacatgattttttttttagtctcaGTGCATACATCTTTTCCGTATGCAGACCTTCCTATGCATTGTTAAACGTTTTTGAAGGGCGCAGAAAGACGTTAAACATGTATTTGAAAATTTACCATGCAattgtatagtattttattattattatttattcaaatatctGTCCCAGTACTATAGCACAGCATAGAACACGCCTGGTTCCAGAAGTAGTCAGGTAACATGTAGGCCTAAGTGGTTGTGACAATATCTGGCACAAATTTAGTCCATTTAAGAAGGGGTCTTCGTACTTTTCAACGGCACAAACCGGGACAAACGAACAGCACCATTTTGGAACGATTTAAGATGACGGggaggagatttttttttctttttaatttttttttattaggcctataataatataaaaaaaaaaaaaattaaaaaaaagggtAATCAATTACAGGGAttcttttaacggcacaaaccggcacaaatcgagcacaaacgaacaaTACCGTGTTGGAGCAATATGGATGGCATGGGGTGTGGAGAGTTAGGCTACATAActgttcataaaacattttttcgtTATATTTAAGAAGAGGTCTTagatacagtgtttgttttaacggcacaaaccagcacaaatcgagcacaaacgaatggTACCGGTTTGAAACGATTTGAACGacatggggtggagaatgacgtcacagctcccaaattatatttgttatatctgtggaaggaaaacagttacagtgtttgttttaacggcacaaaccagcacaaatcgagcacaaacgaacgacaccagtttcgtgcgatttgaacgacatggggtggagaatgacgtcacagctcccgaattatatttgttatatctgtggaaggaaaacagatacagtgtttgttttaacggcacaaaccagcacaaatcgagcacaaacgaacgacaccagtttcgtgcgatttagacaaagtggggtggagaatgacgtcacagctcccgaattaaatttgttatatctgtggaaggaaaacagatacagtgtttgttttaacggcacaaaccagcacaaatcgagcacaaacgaacgacaccagtttcatgcgatttagacgaagtggggtggagaatgacgtcactgctcccgaattatatttgttatatctgtggaaggaaaacagttacagtgtttgttttaacggcacaaaccagcacaaatcgagcacaaacgaattGCACCGGTTTGAAGCGATTTGAACGacatggggtggagaatgacgtcacacgaccaaaaaaataatgcttaatatctcaaacaccaaaccagcacaaacgttcGTTTTTGCGGCACAAATCAGCACAAACGTAGCACAAACGAATGACATATTTTTGGGGATTATTTCGCTTTATGGGGTGCCAACTTCACGGAGGTACCAGACCTAAATATGTTTGAGCCACTTTGGGGTATTTTGGAGGAGCAAGTCAGAAAACGTTTTCTTCCACCAGCATGGCCACTGCTGGAGAAAGAATGGCTCAAAATCCTTCTGGGCACTGCAAAGTTAATCTCAAGATTAATTGATGCTGTATTGGCTGCAAAAGGAGACCCTATACCATACCAATAAATTCTATCTCTCAGTTTCATTGAggtattgtgtatatatatatatttttatatatatatatatatatatatatatatatatatatatatatatagtttttttttctagtcacggtttgtaaaaaaaataaaagaccaCAGCTGGATGTAATCAGAGTCACAACTGTGCTGAAGGTTCACTCTAACTGCGTAAAAGGGGTAGTTCACACTGTTACGCCTATTAGCAAGTCTCTTGGTATAAAGTGAGCATGTTAGCACATGTGGCACATTATGACCTTCTGCAGTGACCTCTATGAGTTCAAATTGCTCAAAACATCAGAAAGAATGCTAACAACGACACATGTCTCATCCTTCTGTCAACATGAGTTTGAAAAAGCACTCTAAACTGAACCAGGATTGTAGATAGCCTCAAACAGAAAAGCCCAGGGCTTTGTCTTTCAAAGTATGCCATTCTTTTTATGCATCATAAGTCGACTCAAACTCCTTTTATGTAATATTATACCATGGTGcttataataaaacattttatttattatttttgggtTGGAAACGGAGAATCAGTTCTTATTCagccagttccatttttcaaACGGTTTGTGTAAGGAATATCTGCACTATTCAGCGATGCCATGGCTGTGTCCAAaagctgaaaaatgctgcctctGCAAAGCCTATCTGAAACCAATGCTTGTGCAACATCCTGTCtactgagataccttcatctgatcgattttggAAGGctgcatagatgtatccttcgctgCTTATGTTATCCCAGTATCCTGTGCATTCAATTCACACAGTTGTTGTACCGAAATCTTACTCGCAGTGAAATTTTGACTCCCCTGTAATTCGGTGGGGAGGATGCTAGTCCCTAATCTCTAAAACCCACACCTAatcctaaccctcacaggaagaCACAGGGGAGTCATAATCTCATGGGGAGTCAGATTTTGATACCACACTGTGACATTCGAGCTAAAGAAATAAAATTGCCATCTAAAAGCTGTGGTTGGTTtttagtttgtgtgtaaatgtaaattttagaTCAACTTTTTCCACTTTTGAAGTCATTTCTAGCAAGAAATTAgtattgtagtaattaaatattcactTAGTTATCACCAAAGCTGTCTCTTTTTTGTTGTAGATCACTGTTATACTGCCTCAGAAACCTTTTGTGAGGTACTTTCTTGTGCAAAGCCTGCAAAGTTATTGCCTGATAGTCAGATGCTTAAGATTTTGAATGCAGCCTTAATCTGCTGTGCAAAACAGTGTGAAAAACCTGATTCCCGAACGAATGACTATATGAGGTGGTCCTTTTTAGTAAATCATAAACATCGCGACCAGTTTAGTCTGATTCCAGAatgaatgactcttatgagccaGTTCTTTTTAGTAAATCGTAAACATGCAGCATGACCAGTGTAGTTGGTAGTGCAATACCTGAATGAAAGACTTTTATGAgccggttctttttagtgaataacAAACAGAGAGAGTAACCCAATTCCTGAATGAGCAACTCTAATGAACCAGTTCTTTTTAGTAAATCATAAACATACAGCACAACCAGTTTATTCCGATTCTTGAAAAAAAGAGTGttataaactgtttttttttagtgaatcacAAACAGCGTGACCAGATTAGTCCGATTCCAAAATGAACGAGTCTTATGAGCCAGTTCTTTTTAGTTAAGCAAAACAACTGAACAAATGACTCTACCAGACAATACCAGCTCAATTTTGCTAGAGAATAGCATGACTATACTGGTCCACCAGCTAGACCAGCACTATACCAGCTCTAACCAGCATAAACTAGCCTAGACCAACATGGAATTCATTaatgctggtttatgctggatttttcagcaagAACCAGCATTTGATGATACACATTATTATGATCAGTAGtgttttataaatatgtattaaatattcATTTGTCACTTCTAAAAAACCTTTGTGTAAAAaacttttacaacattttaaaaaaatttattttgacaTGAAGGATCTAATCACTTGGAAATTGTATCAGTAAATCCTttaatgatttcattttttttttttttttttgcaaatctaatctaatctaatttaaaaatcatctagcttcattcatttttcatttttcgtTTACAGCATGTTTTATAGCACACATATCTGATTATTGCAACTATAGAAAGCACAAACACAGCAACAATAGTTAAAAGAACCAAAACCACATCCACAGAATGGTACGAGTACCATGGCATCTTGTAGAACTCGGAGCGCAGGTGAGTTGCACCTTTATTTCTGATCACATACTCAATCCAGAAGATAGCTGAGTCCAAAGGCCTCATTGGCTGGTCCCTGTGTAGACTTGAGAGTCTCTGCATATTCTTCCTGTAGGAGGTGTCACTAAGCAATTCCCGTAGGGCTTGTCCAAAAGTATGGCCACTGAACTCTGACAACTTAAGTATCTTACCTGCACCTCTCTCCTGAACACGTAATAAGTTGTCAAACTGGTCAAAGAACAAAGGGATGCCCAAGATTGGTACCCCATGGTATATGGCCTCCTGCACTCCATTGGTTCCTCCGTGGGCTACGAAGGCTTTGATCTTGGAGTGTCCCAGGAGGTCATTCTGTGGTATCCAGTCCACGATTAGAGTGTTGTTTCCCACAGTGGATGGGCGATCTCCAAGGTGTCTCCAGATGACTTTCTGAGGTAAACTAGCAAAAGCGGCCGCGATATCGTTCGCCATGTCGGCAGGGAGACTTTTAACAAGTGTTCCCaaagacataataataaaaCCGTGCTCTCCTGAGCTCTGCACAAATGTGTCCAGATCTGCAGGAAGAGGCTTGGAAGGTTTGCATTGAAATCCACCCATGTAAACAACATTTGGCATTGTTGGTCTCGGAAACTCGAAGACAAAATCAGCCCTCATGAGCCAGATATCAGCAGCTTGAATGAGGCTAACGATGTCTGTTTTGAAATCCAAATACTTCTCTATTAATGCATCATAATGCGGACCCACCACAAATCTGTCCTGGAAGAAAATAAAGCtttgaaataaaacatttttaaccctttgagtgaaactcattttatctgtatgaccaGTGCCTGGTAAAGGTACGTAAGACATTGGAGATGGTGCTATAACAAAATGTCCTTCACCACTGGTGATCCATCGTACATTTAGAACAAGAGGGAGTTTTAGATAATGAGCTAAAAACACCCCACCTGCTATGGCAGGATCGGTGAGCACCAGGTCGTAATGTTCATTCTGAAGTCTTTTCACAAGTGTCTTGTCTTCTAAAATGGCCGACACCATTTTACAAGAAATATAATGTGCTTTTGACAGCATCATGAACAAATCGACCTGGAGCTGCAAGAATGACAGTCCAGAACCATCACCTCTCTCTATTTGCATCACTTTCCATAAATACTCTTCAAAAAAGTTCTCAAATTCATTTGTTTCATCTGGGATTGTTATGGAAGTGTAGAGAGGGGACTTTTCCGTGATGTACCAGCTGGATTTGGGACGGATGATGGTGATGTTGTGGCCCCTGGAGTGCATCTCTTCTATCAGGACTTTCATATTGACCCAGTGGCTTCCATCGACAGGATACAGTAAAACTTTACCTCCGCTGCAGCTCAGGGTGATAACAGACAAGGCCAAAAACAATCCAATAATGAAATGCGACTAGTGACTTCATTGTACCTGAccaaaaagtaaaacaaaacaaaaaaaaatatgaatatattattaattattcctCATTTGCACTAACAAATGTACAAATTATTAATGTACAAAACTAAAACAACTAAATTGTTACTAACTGACAAGACTCTTACCTTAATTGTTCATGCATGAGTAAAAGACAAACACTTGATCATTCCAGAACTCCATTCATCTGAGCCACTAGGTTCAAATTCTGCCCTTTGCCAAGACTTTACAAAGTCCACTTAAATTATTAACATTCAAATCAATAATTAACAAGCAGACACTGCATATGGTTAAAGGTGCACTCAGACATATATATTCTTTCGGCAACATTatgttcattagttaactacttaagtaaacatgaattaagaatgaacaatacttctacaacatttattagtctcatgttcatgttaatttcaacatttactaatacattattaaaatcaaaacttgtatttgttaacagtcaatgcactgtgaactaccaagaacaaacaatgaacaactgtttttattaactaacagtAACAaatttgttagttcatgttatattaatatattaacatatattattgttaactaatgaaaccttattgtaaagtgtaccatttttttctgtaacactCTTGGACTGTTGCAGTAATATTgatacagttcaaaagtttggagtgtATCAGTATACTCAGATACACCCAACTAAAGTGTCACCTATGTCAATAATCTTTCTGTAACCACAAGCTATTGAGAAATGCATGACACACTTACTCATGATCTCACACACATTACCTGCACACTAAATGCTTACTTTTAAGAGAAAGCTGTACAAGTGGAGACAGGACTGATCCTCCACTGATAGATGGAAATATCCGCTGGCCCTCAGGATAAAGTGTGAATCAAAGTTGAAAGAATGAAAGGATGAAAAGGGGTGACATAATGaataatagtaaaaaataaCTCTAGCTTATTAGAGATGTGGCCTAGCAGTTGCATGAGCTCAGACACGTTAAGCTGTGCTCcttattagggctgcacaacgattaattgttaattaataattatgtatatataagtacatgcacatacatgtatatatttaagaaaaaaattatatttatatataaaatatatataaatatgtatatttatttatacatgtatgtgcatgtatttatatatacagaaTTATTATACAcggaacacacacatacagctctggaaaaaattaagagaccacttaacattgatttctgaacttggagtggtctcttaattttttccagagctgtattacgtaaacacagacttttattttgcaaacaattaatcgcgattaatcgttgtgcagccctactccTTATGTGGTGGTGGGAAGTTCAAGTCTAGCTCATTTAATTTAGGGTCATCCTCTCTGTACTGTCTCTGTCAAAAATGCCAAAAGAAAGTAATATACATGTCAAAATTGTcacatgttttaaatgttattttatttctacATAAAGTAATATATAGTTACCCATAtggtaaatgtatttatatagaTAAATTGATGttagggttacactttatttcaaggtgtctttgttactaagtactgagtaataatgtcataaacttttaaaaatacatttaaccctataaagccaTATTTGATATGCAAAAAGTCCTCTAAATAATCAGTATGATCAAAATAACTGAAAAACCTCTTGTACATAATCTTCTGCATGCCTTCTGTCATCTGATTGATGGTTTATAgttttttagcaagtaaaagtttttttttttttagtataatTCTATACACACCTGCCATCAGGTCATGGTACACGTgcctttttgctgtgaaatctttactgattttactttgatcataaaactaagcatttaaatatcttaCTGAGACATATTATTGGAAGATATAGAGTGACAATTTTATTTAGAGTGCATTTTATAGTCCGCTACTGTGATAAAGGTCTCAATGATTTATATTACAAGCTATCAGAATTTAATCATACCTTTTGGCCATATACTGTAAGTATCAGCAActgcaccaaattgcatatttttgttcagtttgggcctctgaataaaaTTGAGGTGTTTATTCCTCCTGAAGTATGAGCTCCATATTctcctatttatttattttatttatttatttattacagggacaatgcatattaataaacatttctgtcaatatgcCAAAGTTAGCCAGAAGGCTATTTTTCACCTGTAGTCCCTAAGAAGGATGGTATAGTCACCCTAAAAGAGAGTATATCATactattttttatattgttctaaatgttcaataaactgctctattttttttttttaatcagatttTTCTGAATACTACTTCATATGTCAAGCTTTACAGGCTTAAGTTGTAGTGAACTATTCATTTTGGTCTAGACTATTTTATGAAGGTCATGAACTCTGAAGGCTATAGCTCCCAAACCcaagaaaataaaagaaatccCTCACAAATTAGACATTTGAGGTAATATTATATAAACCAAATCAAGGTAGTGCAACAAGATAGCAAGCTTACTCAGATATGCCATGGTAACATAAAGATTAATAAGCAGTGTTTTGTCCCTCAAGGGTTGTATCCACTCATCCACTcacccccaacccccccccccccccccccccaatttAATGTCATCTTTAAAACGTTTGGAGCAAAACATAATGCCAAGATCGTAATGCCAAGCATCATGGTTTAAATTACACGGTCTTACACAATATCTCTGTGTTCGCCGGTCACAAAATTAACCATATAGCTGGACACTTTCTCTGGATCTCACTATTTCCTTCTTCCAACATTAAGACAATGACAGTGAGCAATCCAAGCAGTCAGGGGCAGTAAACTGTCTTAGCTGCATGATTTCATTCTTGGATTGAAGCCATTTGTTTTACAGGGCCATGGCAAGACCATCAAACTTgtgtcattaaagggatagttcacccaaaaatgaaaatttgatgtttatctgcttacccccagcgcatccagatgtaggtgactttgtttcttcagtagaacacaaatggtgatttttaactccaaccgttgccgtctgtcagtcaaataatgctagtggatgggaacttctactataagattaaataaaacatgcacagacaaatccaaattaaagcctgcggctcgtgacgacacattgatgtccaagacacgaaacgatcggtttgtgcgagaaaccgaacattatttatattattttttacctctaaaacaccactatgtccaactgcgttcagcattcgcttagttaggtctgatcacgctctgacaacggcagtgatgtcttgtGCATATGCTTCAacgagtgcgagacatcactgtcattgtcagagcgcgatcagacctaaCTAAGcaaatgctgaacgcagttggtgttttagaggtaaaaaattatataaataatgttcggtttttcgcacaaaccgatcatttcgtgtcttaggacatcaatgtgtcgtcacgagccgcaggctttaatttggatttgtctgtgcatgtttttttgacactTACAGATTGTGTTCCCATCCActcacattat
The nucleotide sequence above comes from Chanodichthys erythropterus isolate Z2021 chromosome 10, ASM2448905v1, whole genome shotgun sequence. Encoded proteins:
- the ugt5d1 gene encoding UDP glucuronosyltransferase 5 family, polypeptide D1 gives rise to the protein MKVLIEEMHSRGHNITIIRPKSSWYITEKSPLYTSITIPDETNEFENFFEEYLWKVMQIERGDGSGLSFLQLQVDLFMMLSKAHYISCKMVSAILEDKTLVKRLQNEHYDLVLTDPAIAGGVFLAHYLKLPLVLNVRWITSGEGHFVIAPSPMSYVPLPGTGHTDKMSFTQRVKNVLFQSFIFFQDRFVVGPHYDALIEKYLDFKTDIVSLIQAADIWLMRADFVFEFPRPTMPNVVYMGGFQCKPSKPLPADLDTFVQSSGEHGFIIMSLGTLVKSLPADMANDIAAAFASLPQKVIWRHLGDRPSTVGNNTLIVDWIPQNDLLGHSKIKAFVAHGGTNGVQEAIYHGVPILGIPLFFDQFDNLLRVQERGAGKILKLSEFSGHTFGQALRELLSDTSYRKNMQRLSSLHRDQPMRPLDSAIFWIEYVIRNKGATHLRSEFYKMPWYSYHSVDVVLVLLTIVAVFVLSIVAIIRYVCYKTCCKRKMKNE